A window of the Phaseolus vulgaris cultivar G19833 chromosome 5, P. vulgaris v2.0, whole genome shotgun sequence genome harbors these coding sequences:
- the LOC137835492 gene encoding uncharacterized protein, producing MCSAGRTWAVAASVGVVEALKDQGLCRWNNALRSVQHQVKNHVRSLSQAKNLSSSSSAMVSSILKEDGAKQSEESMRTIMYLSCWGPN from the coding sequence ATGTGTTCAGCCGGCAGAACTTGGGCTGTGGCAGCCAGTGTTGGAGTTGTGGAGGCCTTGAAGGACCAGGGTCTATGCAGGTGGAATAATGCCTTAAGATCAGTTCAACATCAAGTCAAAAACCACGTGAGATCCTTATCTCAGGCAAAGAatctttcttcctcttcttctgcTATGGTTTCTAGTATATTGAAGGAAGATGGGGCAAAGCAGTCAGAAGAATCCATGAGGACAATCATGTACTTAAGTTGTTGGGGTCCCAACTAG
- the LOC137834498 gene encoding uncharacterized protein yields the protein MGSSKRASWTVVVGVGVVEALKDQGLCRWNSGFKSAQQSVKSHVRSLSQAKKLSSSSSAVVSSKMQGEKVKQSEESLRRVMYLSCWGPS from the coding sequence ATGGGTTCATCTAAGAGAGCTTCTTGGACTGTGGTTGTTGGTGTTGGAGTTGTGGAGGCTTTGAAGGACCAGGGTCTCTGCAGATGGAATTCAGGTTTCAAGTCAGCTCAGCAAAGTGTGAAAAGCCATGTTAGATCGTTGTCACAGGCAAAGaagctttcttcttcctcttctgcTGTGGTTTCTAGCAAAATGCAAGGAGAGAAGGTGAAACAGTCAGAAGAATCCTTGAGGAGAGTCATGTACTTGAGTTGCTGGGGTCCCAGCTGa
- the LOC137835493 gene encoding uncharacterized protein — protein sequence MSSTSRAWTWTVAASVGVVEALKDQGICRWNSVLRSAQQHAKHNMRSLSHTSKLSSQSSAMASAKFKDEKAQQSEESLRTVMYLSCWGPN from the coding sequence ATGAGTTCTACAAGCCGTGCTTGGACTTGGACCGTGGCTGCAAGTGTTGGAGTGGTGGAGGCCTTGAAGGACCAGGGCATCTGCAGGTGGAACAGCGTGTTGAGATCAGCACAGCAACATGCTAAACATAATATGAGGTCTTTGTCTCACACCAGTAAACTTTCTTCTCAGTCATCTGCCATGGCTTCGGCAAAATTCAAAGATGAAAAAGCTCAGCAGTCAGAGGAATCTTTGAGAACTGTTATGTACTTGAGTTGCTGGGGTCCCAACTAA